Proteins encoded within one genomic window of Mycolicibacterium aubagnense:
- a CDS encoding class I SAM-dependent methyltransferase → MARTDNDTWDLASSVGATATLVAAARALATQADDPIIDDPFAAPLVRAVGVDFFTKLVDGATDPAQYGAGYGPTMSQLTNGMAARTRFFDDFFHDAGKAGIRQAVILAAGLDARAYRLSWPAGTVVYEIDQPDVIEFKSKAVADLGAAPTTQRRAVAIDLREDWPAALRAAGLDPTKPTAWIAEGLFGYLPPEAQDRLLDQISELSAPGSRMGAEGVPATPDLDEDAVRERMKAASEHWREQGFELDFADLVYLGDRADVDTYLQGHGWQTTAITSNELLVRNGLPAVEADPNGQPAMGEVNYVTALR, encoded by the coding sequence ATGGCACGCACTGACAACGACACCTGGGACCTGGCCTCGAGCGTGGGCGCGACCGCGACTCTGGTGGCCGCCGCCCGCGCCCTCGCCACCCAGGCCGATGACCCCATCATCGACGACCCGTTCGCCGCTCCCCTGGTCCGTGCGGTCGGGGTCGACTTCTTCACCAAGCTGGTCGACGGTGCCACCGACCCCGCCCAGTACGGCGCCGGGTACGGCCCGACCATGTCGCAACTGACCAACGGGATGGCGGCCCGCACCCGATTCTTCGACGACTTCTTCCACGACGCCGGCAAGGCAGGCATCCGGCAGGCCGTCATCCTGGCCGCCGGGCTCGACGCCCGGGCCTACCGCTTGTCCTGGCCGGCGGGCACCGTCGTCTACGAGATCGACCAGCCCGATGTCATCGAGTTCAAGTCAAAGGCTGTCGCGGATCTGGGTGCGGCGCCGACCACGCAGCGGCGCGCGGTGGCGATCGACCTGCGCGAGGACTGGCCGGCCGCACTGCGCGCCGCGGGACTGGACCCCACCAAGCCCACCGCCTGGATCGCCGAGGGACTGTTCGGCTACCTGCCGCCCGAGGCTCAGGACCGGTTGCTCGACCAGATCTCCGAACTGTCGGCGCCAGGCAGCCGGATGGGCGCCGAAGGCGTACCGGCCACCCCGGACCTCGATGAGGACGCGGTGCGCGAGCGGATGAAGGCGGCATCGGAGCACTGGCGCGAGCAAGGCTTCGAACTCGACTTCGCCGATCTGGTCTATCTCGGCGACCGGGCCGACGTGGACACCTACCTGCAGGGCCACGGCTGGCAGACCACCGCCATCACCTCCAACGAATTGCTGGTCCGCAACGGCCTGCCCGCCGTCGAGGCCGACCCGAACGGCCAGCCCGCCATGGGCGAGGTCAACTACGTCACCGCGCTGCGCTGA
- a CDS encoding class I SAM-dependent methyltransferase produces MTRTDSDTWDLASSVGATATMVATARALATKEAEPLIRDPYADPLVRAVGVEFFIKLLDGQIDLSGEAGTAAAMITNLMAVRTKFFDDFFMDAVGVGSTGVAGSAEIRQAVILAAGLDSRAYRLDWPAGTVVYEIDQPEVIAAKTGTMAQIGATPTCERRTVAIDLRDDWPAALRAAGFDPSAPTAWIAEGLLIYLPPEAQDKLFDNITALSAPGSRLATEFHTDHGAGMAQRGAAMSERWRGAGLDLNLTDLWYQGDRTSVVEHLDASGWNTTARPRLEVFAEYGRPLAETEDTAALRNSLSVTAIKN; encoded by the coding sequence ATGACCCGCACCGACAGCGACACCTGGGACCTGGCCTCGAGCGTGGGCGCCACCGCCACCATGGTGGCCACCGCCCGCGCCCTGGCGACGAAGGAAGCGGAGCCGCTCATCCGGGATCCGTACGCCGATCCGCTGGTGCGGGCCGTCGGAGTCGAGTTCTTCATCAAACTGCTCGACGGGCAGATCGATCTCAGTGGCGAGGCCGGGACCGCCGCCGCGATGATCACCAACCTGATGGCGGTGCGGACGAAGTTCTTCGATGACTTCTTCATGGACGCCGTAGGCGTCGGTTCGACCGGGGTGGCCGGCTCCGCTGAAATCCGACAGGCCGTCATCCTGGCCGCCGGCCTCGACTCGCGCGCCTATCGGCTCGACTGGCCGGCCGGCACCGTCGTCTACGAGATCGACCAGCCCGAGGTGATCGCCGCCAAAACCGGGACCATGGCGCAGATCGGTGCCACGCCGACCTGCGAACGCCGCACCGTCGCGATCGATCTGCGTGACGACTGGCCCGCCGCGCTGCGTGCCGCGGGGTTCGATCCGTCGGCACCGACGGCCTGGATCGCCGAGGGGCTGCTGATCTACCTGCCACCCGAAGCGCAGGACAAGCTGTTCGACAACATCACCGCCCTCTCGGCGCCGGGCAGCCGGCTGGCCACCGAGTTCCACACCGACCACGGCGCCGGCATGGCCCAGCGTGGCGCGGCCATGAGCGAGCGGTGGCGCGGCGCCGGACTGGACCTCAACCTGACCGACCTCTGGTACCAGGGCGACCGCACCTCGGTGGTCGAGCACCTCGATGCCAGCGGCTGGAATACCACCGCCCGCCCGCGACTTGAAGTGTTCGCAGAATACGGCCGCCCACTCGCCGAGACCGAAGACACTGCCGCACTGCGTAATTCACTGTCCGTGACGGCCATCAAGAACTAG
- a CDS encoding class I SAM-dependent methyltransferase, translated as MTRTDGDSWDLASSVGATATMVAGQRALAHREQLIDDPYAEPLVRAVGLDFFTKALDGDIDLGEVNPAFTPRRAAEGMTVRTRWFDQLFLDAAATGVRQAVILAAGLDARAYRLPWPDGTVVFEVDQPEVIEFKSTTLANLGAAPTATRRTVAVDLRDDWMQALRDNGFDAAAPTAWIAEGLLIYLPPEAQDRLFDNITALSAPGSFVATEHVGDLSSAFDDERMQAMRERMKALGSNIEMADLIYQGDRNHVTDYLTGLGWDVTARSVEEAHADNGFQYPDDELSRAWTQLKYVRAVLGQQA; from the coding sequence ATGACACGAACTGACGGAGATTCCTGGGACCTGGCCTCCAGCGTCGGGGCCACCGCCACCATGGTTGCGGGCCAGCGCGCCCTCGCCCACCGCGAGCAGTTGATCGACGACCCGTACGCCGAGCCACTGGTCCGGGCCGTCGGACTGGACTTCTTCACCAAAGCGCTGGACGGTGACATCGACCTCGGAGAGGTGAACCCGGCCTTCACCCCGCGCCGTGCGGCCGAGGGCATGACGGTGCGCACCCGCTGGTTCGACCAGTTGTTCCTCGATGCGGCCGCCACCGGCGTACGGCAGGCGGTGATCCTGGCCGCCGGTCTGGATGCGCGCGCCTACCGGCTGCCGTGGCCAGACGGCACCGTCGTCTTCGAGGTGGACCAGCCCGAGGTCATCGAGTTCAAGTCCACGACGCTGGCCAACCTGGGTGCCGCCCCCACGGCGACCCGGCGCACCGTCGCCGTCGATCTGCGGGACGACTGGATGCAGGCACTGCGCGACAACGGCTTTGATGCCGCGGCGCCCACCGCCTGGATCGCCGAAGGGCTGCTCATCTACCTGCCGCCGGAGGCCCAGGATCGGTTGTTCGACAACATCACCGCCCTCTCGGCACCGGGTAGCTTCGTGGCCACCGAGCACGTCGGCGACCTCAGCAGCGCCTTCGACGACGAACGCATGCAGGCGATGCGCGAGCGGATGAAGGCGCTCGGTTCGAACATCGAGATGGCCGACCTCATCTACCAGGGCGACCGCAACCACGTCACCGACTATCTGACCGGCCTCGGCTGGGACGTCACCGCGCGGTCTGTCGAAGAAGCGCACGCCGACAACGGTTTCCAGTACCCGGACGACGAACTGTCCCGGGCCTGGACGCAGCTGAAGTACGTCCGCGCCGTCCTGGGCCAGCAGGCATAA
- a CDS encoding class I SAM-dependent methyltransferase, protein MARTHGDSWDLASSVGATATLVATGRAIASTHPHGLIDDPFAAPLVRAVGIEAFTNMVDGELDLAALETFAPDAAARARANIDEMAVRTRFFDDYLLTATDGGIRQAVILASGLDSRAYRLPWPDGTVVYEIDQPDVIEFKTQTLAGLGAEPTAQRRTVAIDLREDWPAALRAAGFDPSRPTAWLAEGLLIYLPPEAQDTLFDTIHELSAPGSAVATEFVPGLKDFDADKAREATAGFAQLGLNMDMPSLVYHGERHSAADYLAAKGWRMAGIGRADLHSRHGLTATVIDDDPMREIVYISGTLG, encoded by the coding sequence ATGGCACGGACGCACGGGGACAGCTGGGATCTGGCGTCGAGCGTGGGCGCGACGGCCACGCTGGTCGCGACCGGGCGGGCGATCGCCAGCACCCATCCGCACGGTTTGATCGACGATCCGTTCGCGGCGCCGCTGGTGCGCGCCGTCGGGATCGAGGCGTTCACCAACATGGTCGACGGTGAACTGGACCTCGCCGCTCTCGAGACGTTCGCCCCCGATGCCGCGGCACGGGCCCGGGCCAACATCGACGAAATGGCCGTTCGCACCCGGTTTTTCGACGACTACCTCCTGACGGCGACCGACGGCGGCATCCGGCAGGCCGTCATCCTGGCCTCCGGGCTGGACTCGCGCGCCTACCGGCTGCCCTGGCCCGACGGCACCGTGGTCTACGAGATCGACCAGCCAGATGTCATCGAATTCAAGACGCAGACCCTGGCCGGCCTCGGCGCGGAGCCGACAGCGCAGCGCCGGACCGTCGCGATCGATCTGCGCGAGGACTGGCCGGCGGCGCTGCGGGCAGCCGGTTTCGATCCCAGCAGGCCGACGGCGTGGCTGGCCGAAGGTCTGCTGATCTACCTGCCGCCGGAAGCCCAGGACACGCTGTTCGACACCATTCACGAGCTCAGCGCACCCGGTAGCGCCGTAGCCACCGAATTCGTACCCGGGCTCAAGGATTTCGACGCCGACAAGGCTCGTGAAGCCACCGCGGGGTTCGCGCAGCTCGGCTTGAACATGGACATGCCGTCGCTGGTCTACCACGGTGAAAGGCATTCCGCCGCAGACTATCTGGCAGCCAAGGGCTGGCGGATGGCCGGCATCGGCCGGGCGGATCTGCACAGCCGCCACGGGTTGACGGCAACCGTCATCGATGACGACCCGATGCGCGAAATCGTCTACATCAGCGGCACTCTCGGCTGA